The window gagagcagtggtATTTTTTGACCTCTGCTTGAATGAAGTCTTTGTCAGTGTCTCCCCTTACATGCTCGCAGACAAGCTGATAAATATGGGTTGCCTGTTAGTGAGGTGCACTGCATAATGGTTGAGTATCTCATCCCAGAAGCTTGTGATCAGTGGCATAAACTCCAGTTGGAGGCACGTCTCAAGTAGCATAGCCCAAGACTCAGATCCGTGAGGCCAACACTATTCAACATCCTCATGTTGTTGGCATCCTCATGTTGAGGCCATCCTCATGACGTGGGCAGTGGGACAGTTGCCCACTCGGCTAGTCGGCATATGATGCAAAATCTGGAGGAGTGGCTGAGTCACCGGATGGTTGTGCCACTATTCACAGGGacctggagaagctggagaaCTTCTAGGGCAGAGAGGATTCTCCTGGAGATCAACAGggggaaatgcaaagtcctgcatctgtGGTGGAATAGCAGTGGGCACCAGGACATGCTGGGGGGCCAACAGCCTGGACAGCAGCTTGGCTGAGCACAACCTTGTTTTTCTGGTGTACGTCAATCTGACTACACGTTAGCAATGCACCCTTGTGGCAAAGGAGACCAAGATTCTCCAGGGTGGTGTTGGgaagagtgttgccagcaggtcggGGGAGGTGGCCTTGCTCTCTCTTCAGTGCTGATGAGGCCCCGTgtggagtcctgtgtccagctGAGGGCTTCCCAGTgggagaaggacatggacttAGTGGAGCAAGTCAAGTGCAGGGCCACCAAGACgctgaagggactggagcatccttcctatgaggagaagctgagagagctgggaggtTTTTCAGACAGGAGGCAAGGCCATGCAGGAGAGACATCATCAACGTGTCTAAAGCcctgatgggagggaatgaGAACAGGgaagtcagcctcttctcagttCCCCCAATCAGGGCAAGGGTCaaaggagaaagctgaaaagacCTGCCATTTCTTTGGAGGAGAAGGCAAGACTTTTTCAATGTGAGGGTAGTCAAACAGTGGAACTGGTTGCACAGAGAGGTGTTGGAGTCTCCATCCTGTGAGCTACTGAAAACTTGACTGGACATGGCTGTGGAGAGCCTGCTCAAGCTGCCCCTGCTTGAGCAGCTTGGGTTgagctagatgatctccagaggttccttgCGTACTCAAGGATTCTGtttgctgtgattctgcttGCTGTGATGGCCAGAGAGTCGTGCTGGGGAAGGAAGTTGGTCAACAGGGAGCAGCATGAAGCCCTCATAATCCAACagaaatggttagcgacctgctacaccactcAGAAATACACAAGTCTATGgtgctggatgggatccacccaacggtactgagggagctgtcggcagtgctcaccaagccactttccatcatttatcagctgtccctggctaaccggggaggtctCAGTTGACAAGACTTTAGTAAgtgtgatgcccatctacaggAAGGGCCGGAATgaggacctggggaactacaggcctgtcatTCTGACCTTGGTGCCGGAGAAggtcatcttgagtgccatcacgcgacacatacaggacaaccacgtgatcaggcccagtcagcatgggtttatgaaaggcaggtcctgcttgactaacctgatctcatTCTgggacaaggtgacccacttagtggatgagggagaAGCTTTGGATGTTTTTTAGCTGCTcctagtaaagcctttgacaccatttcccatttcattctcctggagaaactggctacTCATAGCTTGGACAGGAGTTGTGTTTGCTCGGTAAAAAgctgtctggatggccaggcaCAAAGAGCtgttgtgaatggagttaaatccagctggcaaccagtcacaagtggtgttccctgGGGCTCAGTACttgggccagttctgtttaatatctgtTCAACACTGTTCAGCATCCTCATTAATGACCTGGGCAATGTGATGGAGTGCCCTCTCAGCAAGTTGGCAGATGATAACCCTCATTTTCAAAGAATCAAAAAGGAAGATGTGGGTTAAGGTCAGTGTCACCTCTGTGCCTTGCtagatcatggagcagatcctcctggaaactctgctgaggcacatggaaaacgGAGAAGTGATTGCTgaacagccaacatggcttcatgAAGAGCcaatcgtgcctgacaaatgtGGTGGCCTTCTGCGATGGGTTTACAGCATCGGTGGATGTGTGAAGAGCGACTGActtcatctacctggacttgtgcaaagcatttgatactgtcccacacaacatccttgtctcgGAAATGGAGAGCCATGGATTCGATGGGTGGACCgcttggtggataaggaattggctggatggtgaCACTCAAAGGGTTGCGGTCAAAGGCTTGATGTCCGGGTGGAGgccagtgatgagtggtgccCCTCGAGGGTCAGTATTTGGGCTGGTGCTGTTGAACATCTTTGTCagggacatggacagtgggatagagtgcaccctcagctaTGTTTGTGGATGACACTGACACCCATGGCAGGGTGGCTGGACtcgatctttaaggtcccttccaatccaaaccattctcttctttgatgattctgtgatctccctGACCTTATCTagacccacgagcctttcatcacattttctctcccctttccagTTGAGGAGGGGCAGTGATGGTGGGCACCTGATGTCCATTCAAAGGTAACCCACCACATACGAGGAGCTTGCATCAGAGGCATGGGTAGAATTGCATTAGCGTGTCCGAGCCTTAGTTAGGACAAGTGAAGGGCCTGTGTCATGGGCTGGAATCCAACCTGGTGCCAGTGGGTGGTGTTGCTGAGGTCATACTTCCTAAAGGAGGTCTTCGGGTCCCACTTCCACCCACCTTGATGGTGTGTTGAGCCCTGGCTTTGTGCTAAGTAtggctggatgaggcttgggagaagaaaggaagtggAGGCATCTGAAGGCTGGGATGCAGGAGAAGTTTattgagggaaaaaatgaaagcgAAAAGGCAGGAGCATCAAGGTGGAAGGGAGCTGGTCTGAGGTGCAAGTGCAGCAACCATCAGCCGAGGTCCCTTGCATGCAGCAGATTTTGTGAGAGCACCGAGGTCTTCCTGCCTTGCAGTGGGAGCGGCATGCTAGAGGTCCCTGGTGGTACTTGGCTTGCAGAAAGTGGTTGCAGCAGGAGAGTACTGGACATTCGAAGAAGACACGAcgaaagaaggaagtgggagaagaggaggaggtacATGGGCCATGTTTGCCAGGCAGCTCGGGACTGGCCCCTTCCCTGCTTCCTTGCTTGGTGCCTTGAGGGAAGGAGCCGTGGACAGCAGGTCACATGCCACGAAGGGCCTGGAAGCGTGTCCTCAATCCATGCCGTGGCTTCCAGAATGTCTGCGGTAGCTGTCAGGGCTAGTAGCAAGGCCCCTTAGCAGGGGTAGCAGCCTCTAAGACCGCCGTTGAAGCAGCCCAGGCCTCCGAAGCCGTAGCCATAGCCGAAGCCTCCGGAGGAGATGGGCACTCCCAGGGCACTGAGGTCGTTGCCCACGGCAGCCGAGGCGGTGGATCCGACGGCGgtgttctgggggaaggagctgaggatgggtccTGGCAGGGTGACCAGCACGGCGGGAGGCTGGATGACGACGCGGGAGGCCTcgcactgcctgacacagggctcgttgcagctgttagcCAGCGGGGTGGGTCCGCAGGGGCGGCAGCTGTCGTAGCAGGCCATGGGTGTGGTGTGGAGGGGCCCTGGAAGAGAGGGTGTTGAGAAAGCGGAGGGGCGTGGGGGTGCGAGGGGCGGTGTTGCAGGAGGGCAAGGGAGTGGGGAGgcctggtgtggggctgtggggagcgtGGCGGTGGGGAGGCGTCAGGGCTGTGAGGCGGGGGCAGAGCGTGCTGGAAGAGATGGGCCAGGTGGTGCaggagaagaaggggaagggggttgAGGCTCACCTTGTTGAGCACGGAGGAGAAGGCGTGAGGAGAAGTGTGTGAGGGAGAGAGGCGCTGGGCCGGCTTTTATGCTGGTCCCCGAGGGGCGGGACAGCCTTTGCGCATGACGGCATTGTTCAGCAAGCAGCTGGTGTGTGCCACAGCCTGGCCAGTAATGAGGTGGGGCgtgttttccttcccacaaTGCTCCTTTTTCATGTCCTCGTCTTGGGGACGTGTCCACTTGGCCCTGGCGGCAGCTTTTAAGTGAGAGTATTAGAGGCCAAAGGCTTGGTGTTGATGGCGCGTGTCATGGCAGGCAGAAGAGGCGACCAAAGCGTAGGGGAGGTGGGGTGTTGTCAGTGAGGTCATCCCACGGCACTGGTGTGGTGTGGTTTGTGGGTGCGTTGTGAAGAGGGGGCCCCATTtcctggcagccctggcaggctgGTCTGGGCTTTGGCGGTGTGTTGTGCGTGATGCACTGCCCCTTTAATTGCATTCGGTCCCTCCCTGCCTTGACCCAGCTCACTAAGCCTGTCTTTAGGCCTGGCCTTTCCCGTTGGAtgagctctgtgtgtgtcttgGTGCCCCTCTGGCTTGTAAGCTTGTAGCAGttgtgctggctgcagctgggacaggagttggactcgatgatccttttgggtcccttccaactcaggacattctatgattctatgatactagGTTTACGTGGCAACGTTTTGGTTAGTGAGGGGCCTACAGGGATGGCTTCTGTCAGAAGGTTCCAGAAGATTGCCCCATGTTCAATAGAGAGTCCCATGTTCCAAAGGATGAGCCAGCGGGGAAAAAGACCGgtctggctgaacagagagcatTGGCTGGAAgtcaggaaagagaagaagtttctgacctttggaagaaggggcaggcaactgAGGAGGACTCCAAGGATGTCATGAGGTTACGCAGGGAGAAAATGAGGAGGGCCTAAGGCCAACTAGAAATTCATCTGGGTACTGCCGTAAAAGACAATCAAGAATATTTGTATAAATACTTTAGTGacaaaaggagggctaaggagaagcTCCGTCCTTCTTGGATGTATTGGAAAATagagtgacaaaggatgaggataaggttgaggtgcttaatgccttctttgcctcagtcttgaATAGCAAGACCAGTTGTTCTGCGGGTCCCCAggcccctgagctggaagacagggatggggagcagagtgaagcccccataatccaaggggaaacggttagtgacctgctgcaccacttagacacacacaagtccatggagCCGTATGGGATCCAGACAAGGGTGCTGTGAGAGCTGTCGGCAGTTCTCAGCAAGcccctttccatcatttatcatcactcctggctaactggggaggtcccagtcgACTGGAAGtcagcaaatgtgacgcccatctacaagacgggccagaaggaggatctggggaactacaacCCTGTCTCAATGACCttagtgccagggaaggttatggagcagatcatctcgGGTGCCATCATgcggcatgtacaggacaaccaggcgatgAGGCCAAGTGAGCATGGGTTTGTGAAAGGCAGGgcctgcttgactaacctgatctccttctgggacaaggtgacccacttagtggatgagggagaAGCTTTGGATGTTTTTTAGCTGATcctagtaaagcctttgacaccatttcccatttcattctcctggagaaactggctacTCATAACTTGCACAGGAGTTCTGTTTGGTCAGTAAAAAGCTGTCTGGATGGGCAGGCACAAAGAGCtgttgtgaatggagttaaatccagacGGCAACCAGTCACAAGCGGTGTTCCCCGGGGCTCAGTACttgggccagttctgtttaatatctttattgatgatgtggacgaggggatcgagtgcgcCCTCActaagttcgcagatgacaccaagttgggcaggagtgtaGATCCTaccttgagggtaggaaggctctgcagaggggtctggacaggctgtatcgatgggccgaggccactgtatGAGGCTGAACAAGGCTGAGTGTCGGGTTgtgcacttgggtcacaacaagcacatgcaacgctacaggctgggggaagagtggctggaaagctgcctgtccTAAACGGACCTGAGGGTGTTGATGGACAGCCAActgaatatgagtcagcagtgtgcccaggtggccaagaaggccaccaacatcctggcttgtatcagcactagtgtggccagcaggactagggcagggatcgtccccctgtactcggcactggtgaggccacacctcgaatcctgggtgcagttttgggcccctcactacaagcaagaccttgaggtgctggagcgagtccagagaagggcaacgaagctggtgaaaggtctagagtacaagtcttatgagaagcagctgagggaagcggggttgtttagtttggagaaacgaaggctcaggggagacatTACTGGCCTCTGCAGATACAATAAAGGAGAATGTAACGAggtaggtgtcagtctcttctcccaagtgagaagtgacaggacgagaggaaacagcctcaggttgCACGAGGGGAGTTTTAGATTGGAGAagaggaacaatttcttccccgaaagtgttgtcaagcgctggcacaggctgcccagggcagtggttgagtccccatccctggaggtatttaaaagccgtgtagatgtggtgctgaaggacatgggttagtggtggccttggcagcgctgggttaatggttggacttgatgatcttaaaggtcgtTTCCAAGCAAAggaattctgtgattccatgattctatgataaagtCTGCGTTGCCTGAGTGGCCAGTGAGGTGGACAACAAAGTGCATGAAGGGCTGTGCCCTAAAGCTTGTGCTCAGTCAAAGGGCAAGAGGCCATGGGCACAAGGGACAACAGTTGCAATTGCATGGGCAAAGGTGGCAAGCAATTGTCAGTGTGAGTGTGGTCAAAGAGTGGAAGAGATGATGGAGTCTCGGTCCTGGGAGATACTGAAAACCCGACATGCCATGGTCCCAgacaacctgctctagctgtccctgcttgagcagggaagTTGACGCACATGCTCTCCTGAGGTGCCTGCCAAAGTCAATGATTGTGTGATTGTGTTTGCTGGGAGGGCCAGAGGGTCACGCTGGGGAAGAGTCATAGTCGAGTGAGTGCTGGCACAGGGAGACTGTCAGAGCTGTGCGCAGGGGAGCGTTGTTGTGTCTAAGCCTTTCTTTGAGCAAGCAATGGCCTGTGGCACGTTCTGGAGGCCCCCCAGGTGCCGGTCTGTGTTGCTGGTGTTTTTGCTGTCCTATATCATTGCAGAGGTCTTGTGGTCCTTTCCCACCCACCCCGCTGGCCTCTTGAGCCCTGGCTTTCACAGattcacagattcacagaatgtcagggattggaagggacctcgaaagatcatctagtccaatccccctgccggggcaggattgcctagaccatatcacacaggaacgcgtccaggcgggttttgaatgtctccagagaaggagactccacaacctctctgggcagcctgttccagtgttcagtcacccttacagtaaagaagtttttcctcaaatttaagtggaacctcctgtgctccagcttgcacccattgccccttgtcctgtcaagggatgtcactgagaagagcctggctccatcctcatgacacttgccctttacatatttataaacattaatgaggtcacccctcagtctcctcttctctaagctaaagagacccagctccctcagcctctcctcataagggagatgttccactcccttaatcatcttcgtggctctgcgctggactctctctagcagttccctgtccttcttgaactgaggggcccagaactggacacaatactccagatgcggcctcaccagggcagagtagaggggtaggagaacctctctcgacctgctgaccacaccccttctaatacaccccaggatgccattggccttcttggccacaagggcacactgctggctcatggtcatcctgttgtccactaggacccccaggtccctttcccctacgctgctctccaacaggtctgcccccaacttgtactggtacatggggttgttcttgcccagatgcaggactctacacttgcccttgttatatttcattaaatttctccccgcccaactctccagcctgtccaggtctctctgaatggctgcgcagccttccggcacatcagccactcctcccagttttgtgtcatcagcgaacttgctgacagcgcactctaatccctcatccaagtcattaatgaatatattgaatagaactggtcccagaaccgacccttgagggactccgctagacacaggcctccaactggactctgtcccgctgaccactactctctggcttctttccttcagccagttcacaatccacctcactacccgatcatccagaccacacttccccagtttagctgcgaggatgctgtgggagaccgtgtcaaacactttactgaaatcgagatagaccacatccacagctttaccatcatctatccaccgggtaacatcctcataaaaggctatcaagttggttgagcaagacttccccttggtgaagccatgctgagtgcccctaatgatccccctatccttgatgtgcctagagacagcaccaagaacaagttgctccatcacctttccagggatggaggtgaggctgactggtctatagttccccgggtcctccttcctgccctttttgaagactggagtgacattcgctttcctccagtcctcaggcacctctcctgttgcccatgacttagcaaagatgatggagagtggcctagcaatgacttccgccagctccctcagcacccgcgggtgcatcccatcagggcccatggatttatggacatccaggttgcttaattggtccctgacccagccctcattaaccaagacagattcctcctctatcctgacttcttctgaggccgcaggggtccagggctcctcaggacagcctccaacagtatagacagaggcaaagaaggcattcagtaactccgccttctttttatcctctgtctccaggacccccacctcattcatcagtgggcctacattgcctctagtgttggctttacctgcaatgtatttgaagaagccctttctgttgtccttgacctctcttgcaaggtttaattccaaggaggccttagctttcctagttgcctccctacatcctctgacaacagacttatattcctcccaagtggccagcccctccttccacgatctgtacaccttcttcttccacttgagtttgcccagcagttccctgttcaaccatgcaggtctcctggtacctttccttgacttcctacctgttgggatgctctgatcttgagctcggaagaagcagtccttgaacgctaaccaactatcttgggcccccttaccttctagtaccctgtcccatgggatttcccctagcaattgcttgaaaaggccaaagttggccctcctgaagttcagggttgtgattctgctagctattctgttcctgccacatgagatcctgaactctaccatctcatggtcactacaaccaaggctgccctcaaccttcacctcttcaaccagaccctccttgttagtgaggataagatccagcaaagctcctctcctagttggctcatccaccatttgcatcagaaagttatcatcaacgcactggaggaacctcctggactggggatggctggctgagtaggcctcccagcaaatatcagggtagttgaaatcccccacaacaaccaggccctgtaattgtgagactgctctcagctgcctgtagaaggcctcatcaccctcctcatcctgatccggtggcctgtaatagacacccacaacagtatcacccctgccagcctgccccttaattcgcacccacaaactctcaactcgctcctgatctgcctctggacagaactcaatacattctagctgctcactcacataaagggcaactccaccacctctccttagcggcctgtctttcctgaacaggacatagccatccatgaccacattccagtcatgcgaggcgtcccaccaagtctctgtaattgccactagatcatagccccccgaccgaacacggatttctaactcctcctgcttattccccatgctgcgtgcattggtgtacaggcatttcagggagcgagctgggcacaccgatttcgtCCCAGaatcaccccctgatttcaccccagggggatggggggcctcctggtctacctcaacactagagcattgccccagtggtgcaagcccagctaccaccccatcccccttcgaatctagtttaaagctctccgaatgagccctgctaattcctgtcccagaacccttttgcccctatgacataaacctttcccatgtatcactgtcacgcctgttgtcttataaaaccagccattatcaaagaacccaaagccctgcctgtagcaccagtctcgtagccaggtNNNNNNNNNNNNNNNNNNNNNNNNNNNNNNNNNNNNNNNNNNNNNNNNNNNNNNNNNNNNNNNNNNNNNNNNNNNNNNNNNNNNNNNNNNNNNNNNNNNNTGTCCACTTGGCCCTGGCGGCAGCTTTGAAGTGAGAGTATTAGAGGCCAAAGGCTTGGTGTTGATGGTGCGTGTCATGGCGGGCAGAAGAGGCGACCAAAGCGTAGGGGAGGTGGGGTGTTCTCAGTGAGGTCATCCCACGGCACTCGAGTGGTGTGGTTTGTGGGTGCGTTGTGAAGAGGGGGCCCCATTtcctggcagccctggcaggctgGTCTGGGCTTTGGTGGTGTGTTGGGCGTGAGGCCCTGCCCCTTCCATTGCATTTGAT of the Nyctibius grandis isolate bNycGra1 chromosome 3, bNycGra1.pri, whole genome shotgun sequence genome contains:
- the LOC137660947 gene encoding feather keratin-like produces the protein MACYDSCRPCGPTPLANSCNEPCVRQCEASRVVIQPPAVLVTLPGPILSSFPQNTAVGSTASAAVGNDLSALGVPISSGGFGYGYGFGGLGCFNGGLRGCYPC